A window of bacterium genomic DNA:
CCAGCAGAACGAGTCGGAATGGGCGCTGTCGGGACCGAGTATGGGTCTTCCCCACTGCCAGCCGCCTATGGGGTCCGGTATCATGCCACCGTCTGTGTCGGCGAAATCCTCGTGGTACAGTTCTGGCGAAAGAGGTATGTTTAGCGTTAGAGTGTCGAATCGGTCGATGGTAAAGTTTATCGTATCGCTTGGGACGAAGCCCTCTTTTTCCACTATTAATTTGTGCGTTCCTACGACGACCGTATCGAATGTAAATTTGCCGTCCGGGTCGGTTATCCTTTCCAAGCCAAGGTCGGTTATTTTGACATGCGCGCCTGAATCAGGGGTGAAATAAAGGAGGTCCACAGCTCCTTTTACCGTGCCGTACGCCTCGTGGAAACCGAAATTATCGATATACCAGCCCCAATCGTTGACTGAAGCGTCTGAGTAGAAGTGGAATCTTATTAATATCTCCTCGCCTGCATACGGCTGAAGGTCAAAGGACACTTTTTTCCATACGGTGTCTATTCCTGAGAATGCTCGCCTTCCGGAAAGAGGACCAGCTGTCATAAGCACTGGGTAGCCACCATTTTCAGGTTCCACGATAGTCCAGCTTGCGCCAGCATCAGTTGATATTTCCACTATGCCGCCGTCGTGCCCAAGCTGCATTTTGTATGCATGCCAGAAATCTATAATTGGATGGGTTGTGTTGGTGGCGTCAAGATATGGGCTGAATATAACCCAGTCAGCATTGTTTTCGTAAAAACCAGAGGTTCTGGTCCCTATCGCTGACATCCCCGATGGAATCGGATATAAACCTGTGCTTGGCATAACGAAACCCACATTCCATCCTGATGAGCTGTCATCCGGCAGCCAGAAGCCATCCGTCGATACATCAAATGTTGCGAGGAATGGTGGGTTGACAATGTTGAATTTTGCTATTTTTATTGTGAGTGAGTCATGTAGAACCCCGCCCCTTGAACTCCATGTGCCTATCTCGACACCGTCGTTTCCTATTCTATTTTCCCATCCTATGTGGGCATCGAACGATGTTGACCCTGATAAAGGTTCGACATCAAGATACTGGAAGACGATGCTGAAATCATCATAATAAAGGATTATCTGAAATGTTTGTTTTGGCATAGTCGCGGAGCAACATTGCGGTATGTCGACATATGACACCACAAATTTGTCAGGGAAACCCTGATAGTAAATTCCGCCTGGCCAAGAGGCTCCTGGAGGATAGAGGTTGGTGAACATGGCAGCCAGAGTGTTGTTGGGCGATGCAGTGTTTGGTAATCGTCCTGAAACTGATGTCGGCGACGACCACGAACCAAAAGCAACCCAGCCGTTTGAGCATATTGTTATTCTGTTATAAACCGAGTCATAATACACGAATCCAGCGGGAAGAGTTATTGTGCGGACCTGGTCGGATGTCATTGTTAATCTCGTTCCTGTCCCTGTTATGTCAATCCAGTTGAATGTTGGTCCGCGGGGTTCATCGGAGTCTATCCATCTATATCCATAACGGTCTGGTCCCCCTCTGCCGCCAAAAACGAGCGAAAAAATCACAAAGAATGCTACTATAATTAAAACTCTCCTCATTATTATTCCCCCTTTTGTTTGATTTTTCTTATTTTAATTCCATAGATTTTCATTGCAAATACTAAAATATGAAAAAATGGTAAAAATGTCAAATCCCCAGCGCGAGCCTTTGAGCCAAAAATTTCGGCAGGCCACTTTTAAGGATTTTTTTCTGCGCAACGCTCACGAGGTATTCGAACCTTACGAGGGTCAGAGTATTTTCGTCTGAGTCAAAAATGACTGCGCAACCTCTTGGGTCGTTGTCTCTTGGCTGCCCTACGCTTCCAACATTTATTATGTATCTTTCTTCTTTGTGCAATTTTATTGTTATTGATTCTTTATCGAATGGCACGACGGGAATAATGGCTTTGCCTGATTGTGTGAATACCGCGGGTATGTGTGAGTGTCCAACAAAGCATATCCACTGGTCGAAAAACTTGAATTGTTCCGCTGCGTCAGCGCTCGTAAATATATATTCCCATTTTTTCGGGTTACCCGGTGTTGAATGAACCGCGCAGAATAGCTCGAAATCAAGCCTTATAGGCAGTCGTTCGAGGAATTTGAGATTTTCTGGCTGCATAGCTTTCACGGTCCATATGAGTGCTTTTGCGGCGTATTCGCTGAAATAGGATATGTCGGTCTGACCCACCACTCCTGAATCGTGGTTTCCCATTATGCATTTGTCGATTCTTTCGCGGGCAAGCGCAACGCACTCGTTGGGACTTGCTCCATAACCAACAAGGTCACCGAGGCAGATTATCTCGTCGATGTCGCGTTCAGACAGCAGTGAGAGCGCTACAGTAAAAGCTTCAATATTCGAATGAACATCTGAAATAATGCCGAACCTCATGTTCAATCCTTCGTTACCAGTCCCAATTGTCTTAATTTCCGTAATGCTGCGTCCAAAACTCCATTAACAAACTTTGAGCTATCCTGGTCGCCAAATTCTTTTGCGAGCTCTATGGCTTCATCTATAGTTACTCTGGGCGAGATATCTGGAAAGTCAAGAAATTCAGCTATACCGAGTCGGAGTATATTTCTGTCTATGGCAGCGATTCGTTCCAATTCCCAGTTCTCGGTTACCTCTCGTATTATTTCGTCGGCAAACTTCTCACGCTCGATAGCTGATGTTATTAACTTTTTAAGAAACGGATAAACTTCTTTTCTAAGCTCTTTGTTTACAGCTATTACATCGTTAAAAAGTTTTTCGGGGTCACTTTCACCGCTCATCATATGCGCATATAGAGCCTGAAGCGCAGCTCTTCTCGCTCGATGTCTTGGGAATGCCGTTTTGGGTTTTGTAGTTTTGTCCATTCTATTTCAAACCGAATTTTTTCTCGTCGAATTCGAGCACAGTGAAAACATAAATTTTCGTGTCCGGTTTTTTGTAGCAATCAGGTTCCATGTGAGCTTTCTGGACGCACAGCTCCGAAAGAAAAGCATCCCGGTCCGGAATCTGTCCCCATACCTGTGGAAGGAAAACCCCCGAATGCCAGCCACGCGTGATATATACCCCATGTTTAAATGGAACAATGTCTTCGTATGATTTTACCCTTTTAAGCGGAGAAAGCACGGATATTTCTATGTCTATCTCGTCTATTTCCTCTGGCTGAATTGGGCGAAATCTCGGGTCTTTGGTCGCAGCGGATATAGCCATATCTCTAACCGCGAGGTAGAGGGGTTCCTGCGCCATCATCTGACCTATGCAACCTCTCAGCATGCCCTTCCTGTGTATAGTAACAAACACGGCGGCATCGTTTTTTAGAATTTGGTCCTTGGGTTCGGGAGGTTCGTAAACTTTTCCTCGCAAAATGTATTCTTCAATGGTTTTACGAGCAAGCTTGAGAAGATAAAGTTTCTGCTCCTTGGTGAGCGAGAATTCTTCCTCAAAATTTTCTTCGCTTCCTTTGGAACCGGGTTTAACGAACACCACCGAGCAATATCCCACGACCCCGTGAGACCTCGTTCCTGGTTGCGTGTCGCCTGAATTCGCGTATCTAAGGAGGACTGCTTTTGTCGCGCCAGCAGCTTTGGCTACAGTCATAAGCGTTATAACGCCACCCCAGCCACAGAACGCATCAACGCCCTGACGAAGCCAGCTAATGAAACCATCCACATCAAGAGATAGCACATAATCAAGCGTCTTCTTGTCGATTGACACAGCTTCATTGTAGGGATGATAGTGGCTCATGTCGGTGGATACTATCATGAAGGTTTTGTCCCAATCTATATTTGCGTTAACGAGCGCATCGATGAGGGTCTGTATTTCTGTTTGGTTCTGATGTGCGAAAGTTATCGGCACTATTTTGAATTCATTTCCGAGGGCGTATTGTAAAAATGGTATTTGTAGTTCAAGAGAGTGTTCGTCGTAGAACTGGTCTTTTTTAGCAACTATTTTACCATTGCTTGCCTTTATTATTTTCTCAGCCAGCACGGAGTCAACGGCTATTTTGCCGAGCGGGGTTTCCCAGTAACCGTCCGCCCATATGCTTACCCCTTGCCACGGTGTCGGGCGATGCCTGAAACCAAGGATTATGGCTGTGTTACCTTTGTATTTATCCTTTTGGATCATCAGCTGTTTGTAGGCGTATGCTGCCACAGGACCCGAATAGATGTATCCAGCATGAGGGGATATTATTCCCACTATTCTTTCGGTTACAGGTTTTATGTCGGCAGCGTTGAAGAAGTATTCCAGCATCTGCCTTAGGGAGTCAGGGTCGCCAGGATACCACGAGCCAGCGAATTCGGCATGCCTTATGTTAACCATTTTCCCCTCCTTGTTCTCGCGACTTCGTGCGCAGCCGCTTAAAACTATAAAAATCAAAACCACAAGGGCTATTCTTCTCATAGCAGCCCCTCCAGAAAAAATTTTTAGCATATTTCTGATTAAAAAATACGAATTTATTACTTTTTGCCAAAGGATAATTTGATTTTTATGCTTACAATTCGCCTTGTTCTTTTTAGCAAATGTTAAATTTTGTTGTTTCGCAGCTCAAAAATCCTCATTGACAATGTTTTGGTTATGGCACTAATTAAGTGGAAAGGCACAATAAGGAGGTAGGGATGGAAGCATTAGGTATGATAGAGACCAAGGGTTTGGTGGCGTTGATAGAGGCGGCTGATGCTATGGTGAAGGCGGCGAAGGTTAAGTTGGTGGCGTATGAGAAGATAGGTGGTGGGTATGTTACGGCGTTGGTTCGTGGGGATGTGGCGGCGTGCAAGGCGGCGACGGAGGCTGGAGCGATGGCGGCGCAGAAGGTGGGAGAGCTGGTATCCGTTCATGTTATACCTCGACCGCATCCGCAGGTGCACGAGGTATTTCCCACCAAGCTTCCAGAGGAGAGGTAGGCAAGGTTACTTTTAAGGGGGTTTGATGGACAGGGTAGATAT
This region includes:
- a CDS encoding immune inhibitor A, producing the protein MRRVLIIVAFFVIFSLVFGGRGGPDRYGYRWIDSDEPRGPTFNWIDITGTGTRLTMTSDQVRTITLPAGFVYYDSVYNRITICSNGWVAFGSWSSPTSVSGRLPNTASPNNTLAAMFTNLYPPGASWPGGIYYQGFPDKFVVSYVDIPQCCSATMPKQTFQIILYYDDFSIVFQYLDVEPLSGSTSFDAHIGWENRIGNDGVEIGTWSSRGGVLHDSLTIKIAKFNIVNPPFLATFDVSTDGFWLPDDSSSGWNVGFVMPSTGLYPIPSGMSAIGTRTSGFYENNADWVIFSPYLDATNTTHPIIDFWHAYKMQLGHDGGIVEISTDAGASWTIVEPENGGYPVLMTAGPLSGRRAFSGIDTVWKKVSFDLQPYAGEEILIRFHFYSDASVNDWGWYIDNFGFHEAYGTVKGAVDLLYFTPDSGAHVKITDLGLERITDPDGKFTFDTVVVGTHKLIVEKEGFVPSDTINFTIDRFDTLTLNIPLSPELYHEDFADTDGGMIPDPIGGWQWGRPILGPDSAHSDSFCWGTNLGGNYANNCNWKLMIAIPLFGVHHPTLMFYHWYKFNGKFGDMIYDGGNVKVSTDGGATWHLAYPREGYDGVVVPSNPYLAGQPAFGGEATTWHRVMFDLSEFSGVDTIWIRFEIGSDAYASARGWYIDDVSLIEGISVDEKPANLPRKIIVNAYPNPFNSVCRITIYPTKERANVALYDINGHLIKNFGDMDGSSKRELVWQPTDIPSGVYILKIKTQSTSRELKLFYLR
- a CDS encoding metallophosphoesterase family protein, which gives rise to MRFGIISDVHSNIEAFTVALSLLSERDIDEIICLGDLVGYGASPNECVALARERIDKCIMGNHDSGVVGQTDISYFSEYAAKALIWTVKAMQPENLKFLERLPIRLDFELFCAVHSTPGNPKKWEYIFTSADAAEQFKFFDQWICFVGHSHIPAVFTQSGKAIIPVVPFDKESITIKLHKEERYIINVGSVGQPRDNDPRGCAVIFDSDENTLTLVRFEYLVSVAQKKILKSGLPKFLAQRLALGI
- the amrB gene encoding AmmeMemoRadiSam system protein B, with the translated sequence MRRIALVVLIFIVLSGCARSRENKEGKMVNIRHAEFAGSWYPGDPDSLRQMLEYFFNAADIKPVTERIVGIISPHAGYIYSGPVAAYAYKQLMIQKDKYKGNTAIILGFRHRPTPWQGVSIWADGYWETPLGKIAVDSVLAEKIIKASNGKIVAKKDQFYDEHSLELQIPFLQYALGNEFKIVPITFAHQNQTEIQTLIDALVNANIDWDKTFMIVSTDMSHYHPYNEAVSIDKKTLDYVLSLDVDGFISWLRQGVDAFCGWGGVITLMTVAKAAGATKAVLLRYANSGDTQPGTRSHGVVGYCSVVFVKPGSKGSEENFEEEFSLTKEQKLYLLKLARKTIEEYILRGKVYEPPEPKDQILKNDAAVFVTIHRKGMLRGCIGQMMAQEPLYLAVRDMAISAATKDPRFRPIQPEEIDEIDIEISVLSPLKRVKSYEDIVPFKHGVYITRGWHSGVFLPQVWGQIPDRDAFLSELCVQKAHMEPDCYKKPDTKIYVFTVLEFDEKKFGLK
- the nusB gene encoding transcription antitermination factor NusB, which produces MDKTTKPKTAFPRHRARRAALQALYAHMMSGESDPEKLFNDVIAVNKELRKEVYPFLKKLITSAIEREKFADEIIREVTENWELERIAAIDRNILRLGIAEFLDFPDISPRVTIDEAIELAKEFGDQDSSKFVNGVLDAALRKLRQLGLVTKD
- the eutM gene encoding ethanolamine utilization microcompartment protein EutM, translated to MEALGMIETKGLVALIEAADAMVKAAKVKLVAYEKIGGGYVTALVRGDVAACKAATEAGAMAAQKVGELVSVHVIPRPHPQVHEVFPTKLPEER